One window of Chryseobacterium indologenes genomic DNA carries:
- a CDS encoding lectin-like domain-containing protein, with translation MIKNTRINRHKRLLFIFSSLIFSQGIQAQNQQGTGYPYFVNFTQGLQPQEAYKVATSGVQNDATFTTDGLRLTRSVNNISGGIILADKIFNSDQGIKFEFEFAIYGGNTNGGDGISIFLVDGSIPKNQLNLGYFGGGLGYSFVRGGESTEGLRGAYLGIGLDEFGNFKTSFNQGERVRNGIFGVTLADGRSNVSLRGKRGNQYLSSSEPAGYNGYPLLYSTATNASPSSSNRSAYLDTQTGKFIGIKNTNLQQFSIESGGTTIPQNENDIRFRKAYVTLIPNPAGGYNITLEIQHGTVKETVIDNYYYPTSLKYTETTISNSTVRNLDTSPPATFRIGFAASTGAAKNIHLLKNLGVTRPYAAEVTDDLFAGCPGIKSTYSPLLNDAAYSGQNPRTLSYNNLDFNSFRFLDINGSVIPNIVNGTYTSNEGTWVYSYSTGRLSFKPATGFTGTAQIKYDIKGGGSDGTEAPYNLEEYRSMPALIQVNISSSNNCSKACVISNKNVTQKITR, from the coding sequence ATGATAAAAAATACTCGAATTAACAGACACAAAAGACTTTTGTTTATTTTCTCATCGCTTATTTTCTCCCAAGGTATTCAGGCACAGAACCAACAGGGAACCGGATATCCGTATTTTGTTAACTTTACTCAGGGGTTACAGCCTCAGGAAGCTTATAAAGTAGCAACCAGCGGAGTTCAGAATGATGCCACCTTTACCACAGACGGATTGCGGCTTACGCGAAGTGTGAATAACATTTCCGGAGGGATTATACTCGCTGATAAAATATTCAATAGTGACCAGGGAATTAAGTTTGAATTTGAATTTGCTATTTATGGAGGAAATACTAACGGAGGAGATGGAATTTCTATATTCCTGGTTGATGGGTCTATTCCTAAAAACCAACTTAATCTAGGATACTTTGGAGGAGGATTAGGCTATAGTTTTGTACGTGGAGGTGAGTCTACAGAAGGACTGAGAGGTGCCTATCTGGGAATAGGACTGGATGAATTCGGAAACTTCAAAACAAGCTTTAACCAAGGTGAAAGAGTCAGAAACGGAATTTTTGGCGTAACCTTAGCTGACGGACGAAGTAATGTTTCTTTAAGAGGTAAACGTGGAAATCAATATCTTTCGTCATCGGAACCAGCTGGATACAATGGATATCCGTTACTTTACAGCACAGCAACCAATGCATCGCCTTCCAGCAGCAACCGATCTGCTTATCTGGATACCCAGACAGGAAAGTTTATTGGCATAAAAAACACGAATCTTCAGCAGTTCAGCATTGAAAGCGGCGGAACCACTATTCCTCAGAATGAAAATGACATCAGATTCCGTAAAGCCTATGTTACATTGATTCCCAATCCTGCCGGAGGTTACAACATAACCCTGGAAATACAACACGGAACTGTGAAAGAAACAGTAATTGATAATTATTACTATCCAACATCCTTAAAGTATACAGAGACTACAATATCCAACAGTACGGTAAGAAATCTGGACACTTCACCTCCTGCTACTTTCAGAATTGGTTTTGCTGCTTCTACCGGAGCCGCTAAAAATATACATTTATTGAAAAATTTAGGAGTAACCAGACCTTATGCAGCGGAGGTAACAGATGATCTGTTTGCAGGATGTCCGGGCATAAAATCTACGTATTCTCCTTTACTTAATGATGCGGCATACAGCGGTCAGAATCCGCGAACGCTTTCTTATAATAATCTGGATTTTAATTCATTCCGTTTTTTAGACATCAATGGCAGTGTAATTCCGAATATTGTAAATGGCACCTATACAAGTAATGAAGGTACATGGGTATATTCTTACTCTACAGGAAGACTTTCTTTCAAGCCTGCAACCGGATTTACCGGAACTGCGCAAATAAAATATGATATTAAAGGTGGAGGAAGCGATGGAACTGAAGCCCCTTACAATCTTGAAGAATACAGATCAATGCCCGCGTTGATACAAGTGAATATTTCAAGTTCAAACAACTGCAGCAAAGCCTGTGTGATTTCTAATAAAAATGTCACTCAGAAAATAACAAGATAA
- a CDS encoding DUF2867 domain-containing protein: MKIKKTEFPEKSVLSQGKKDFDYVDSFEGELKHGSRNIDITEIGNVFFTSGPKWGKKMFAFRNKIVGLFGLKTGSETEKQQLEQDFKCEVGERMGIFTVFDKTDNEIVIGENDKHLDFRVSLLFDENKNHFDEKSLTISTTVKFHNWLGVLYFLPVRPFHKLIVPAMLKNMIGQLENKK; encoded by the coding sequence ATGAAGATTAAGAAGACGGAGTTTCCGGAAAAATCAGTTTTATCCCAGGGAAAAAAAGATTTTGATTATGTTGATAGTTTTGAAGGAGAATTGAAACATGGCAGCCGGAATATTGATATTACAGAAATCGGAAATGTATTCTTTACAAGTGGACCGAAATGGGGAAAGAAAATGTTTGCTTTCAGAAATAAAATAGTAGGATTATTTGGACTGAAAACAGGATCTGAAACAGAAAAGCAGCAGTTGGAACAGGATTTTAAATGTGAAGTGGGAGAGCGCATGGGTATTTTTACAGTGTTTGATAAAACGGATAATGAAATTGTTATCGGGGAAAATGATAAGCATCTGGATTTCAGAGTTTCCCTTTTATTTGATGAAAATAAAAATCATTTTGATGAAAAATCTCTTACCATATCCACTACGGTAAAGTTCCATAATTGGCTGGGTGTATTATATTTTCTTCCTGTTCGTCCTTTTCATAAGTTAATTGTGCCTGCTATGCTGAAAAATATGATCGGGCAGCTGGAAAATAAAAAATAA
- a CDS encoding DNA gyrase/topoisomerase IV subunit A produces the protein MTTEEYSHEGESLKKVSGLYKDWFLDYASYVILDRAIPSVYDGLKPVQRRIMHSMRELEDGRYNKVANIVGNTMKYHPHGDASITDAMVQIGQKELLIDTQGNWGNIYTGDSAAAARYIEARLTPFALEVVFNPKTTEWTKSYDGRNNEPVDLPVKFPLLLAQGVEGIGVGLSTKILPHNFNELINASVAYLKGKRFELYPDFLTAGYLDVSEYNDGHRGGKVRARAKITQTDKHTLVISELPYSKTTTDLIDSILKANEKGKIKIKKIEDNTSDKVEILIHIHNDVSPDKTIDALYAFTDCQVTISPNACVIVGDKPMFMNVSDILKMNTDHTVSLLKKELEIELHELQESWHFSSLERIFIENRIYHDIEEVKTWEDVLKTIDAGLKPHTKHLLRAVTEEDILKLTEIRIKRISRFDLDKFKENIASLEGKIEQVKHHLANLIAYAIDYYLNIQKKYGKDKQRKTELRIFDTIDATKVAVANEKFYANFEEGFIGTSLKKDQYLFDCSDIDDIIIFRKDGSMKVVKVEAKTFVGKDILHVAIWKKNDKRTVYNMIYREGREGPYYMKRFSVTGVTRNTDYPLASDKKGSETLYFSANPNGEAETVTVLLKPNPRIRKNKMEINFSELAIKGRDSKGNLVTKYAVKKVDMKEEGVSTLAPRKIWFDDTVRRLNADARGTLLGSFKGDDKILTINTNGEVKLVSFDLGNRFDDEYLVLEKWRPAQPITCIYYDGEKDIYFIKRFLLENTVNVQTFMPSEHPKSFIENVIVANDATAEIIFAKDKGKEREVETINIDEFIAVKGIKAIGNQFTKFKVKAINITIPEPVEEEPEVYEEPESIGDADEDGGVIGDLFQGDEPEN, from the coding sequence ATGACGACAGAAGAATATTCGCATGAGGGTGAAAGTTTAAAGAAGGTTTCCGGTCTGTACAAAGACTGGTTTCTGGATTATGCTTCCTATGTAATTTTGGACAGAGCTATCCCTTCGGTGTATGATGGTTTGAAACCCGTTCAGCGAAGAATTATGCACTCTATGCGGGAACTGGAAGATGGCCGTTACAATAAAGTAGCGAACATCGTGGGAAATACCATGAAGTATCACCCACATGGAGATGCTTCCATTACAGATGCCATGGTGCAGATAGGGCAGAAGGAATTACTGATAGATACTCAGGGAAACTGGGGGAATATTTATACAGGAGACTCTGCAGCTGCTGCAAGGTATATTGAAGCAAGACTGACCCCTTTCGCATTGGAGGTAGTCTTTAATCCTAAAACGACAGAATGGACCAAATCCTACGACGGAAGAAATAATGAACCTGTCGACCTGCCGGTAAAATTTCCTTTGCTTCTTGCACAGGGAGTAGAAGGTATTGGGGTAGGACTTTCCACAAAAATACTTCCGCATAATTTCAATGAGCTTATCAATGCATCGGTAGCTTACCTGAAAGGAAAGAGATTTGAGCTGTATCCGGACTTTTTAACAGCCGGTTATCTGGATGTTTCAGAATACAATGACGGCCACAGAGGAGGAAAAGTAAGAGCCAGAGCCAAAATTACCCAAACGGATAAGCATACATTGGTGATTTCCGAACTTCCTTACTCGAAAACGACCACTGATCTTATTGATTCGATTTTAAAAGCCAATGAGAAAGGGAAGATCAAAATTAAAAAGATTGAGGACAATACTTCAGACAAAGTAGAAATCCTGATCCATATTCATAATGATGTTTCTCCGGATAAGACAATTGACGCTTTGTATGCATTCACAGACTGCCAGGTGACAATTTCTCCGAATGCCTGTGTGATTGTAGGTGACAAACCTATGTTCATGAATGTTTCCGATATTCTGAAAATGAATACAGATCATACGGTGTCATTATTGAAGAAAGAACTTGAAATTGAACTTCACGAACTTCAGGAAAGCTGGCATTTCTCTTCACTGGAAAGAATTTTTATTGAAAATAGAATCTACCACGATATCGAAGAGGTGAAAACCTGGGAAGATGTGCTAAAGACTATTGATGCAGGATTAAAACCACATACCAAACACCTTTTAAGAGCTGTCACAGAAGAAGATATTCTAAAACTGACCGAAATCCGAATCAAGAGAATTTCAAGATTCGATTTAGATAAATTTAAAGAAAATATTGCATCGCTGGAAGGCAAAATAGAACAGGTAAAACACCATCTGGCCAATCTGATCGCTTATGCCATCGATTATTACTTAAATATTCAGAAAAAGTACGGTAAAGACAAGCAGAGAAAGACAGAACTTAGAATTTTTGATACCATTGATGCTACAAAAGTTGCCGTGGCTAATGAAAAGTTCTATGCTAATTTTGAAGAAGGCTTTATCGGAACATCCCTGAAGAAAGACCAGTATCTCTTCGACTGTTCTGACATTGATGATATCATCATTTTCAGAAAAGACGGAAGCATGAAAGTGGTAAAAGTAGAGGCAAAAACGTTTGTTGGTAAAGATATCCTGCATGTTGCTATCTGGAAGAAAAACGATAAAAGAACAGTGTATAATATGATCTACCGCGAAGGAAGAGAAGGGCCATATTATATGAAACGTTTCTCTGTAACCGGAGTGACAAGAAATACAGATTATCCGTTAGCTTCAGATAAAAAAGGTTCCGAAACACTGTATTTTTCAGCAAACCCTAATGGTGAAGCAGAAACCGTAACTGTGCTTTTAAAACCAAATCCAAGAATCAGAAAGAACAAAATGGAGATCAATTTCTCCGAACTTGCCATCAAAGGGCGTGATTCCAAGGGAAATCTGGTAACAAAATATGCGGTAAAGAAGGTAGATATGAAGGAAGAAGGAGTTTCTACCCTGGCACCTAGAAAGATCTGGTTTGACGATACCGTAAGAAGACTGAATGCCGATGCAAGAGGAACATTACTGGGAAGCTTTAAAGGAGATGACAAGATTTTGACCATCAACACAAACGGAGAAGTTAAACTGGTGTCCTTTGATCTTGGTAACCGTTTTGATGATGAATATCTGGTATTGGAAAAATGGAGACCTGCACAGCCTATTACCTGTATTTACTATGATGGAGAAAAAGATATTTATTTCATCAAGAGATTCTTACTGGAAAATACGGTTAACGTTCAGACTTTCATGCCATCCGAACACCCGAAATCATTCATTGAAAATGTAATCGTTGCCAATGACGCCACTGCAGAAATCATTTTCGCAAAAGATAAAGGGAAAGAACGTGAAGTTGAAACGATCAACATTGATGAATTTATTGCCGTAAAAGGAATAAAAGCAATCGGAAATCAGTTTACAAAGTTTAAAGTAAAAGCAATCAATATTACCATTCCTGAACCCGTAGAAGAAGAACCTGAAGTCTATGAAGAACCTGAATCTATAGGTGATGCAGATGAAGACGGAGGAGTTATTGGTGATCTGTTTCAAGGTGACGAACCTGAAAATTAA
- a CDS encoding SDR family NAD(P)-dependent oxidoreductase has protein sequence MDTKESYAVVTGASQGLGKSFAEHLAKKKINVILVSLPDQNLKEFSKELKELYNIKVHYYETDLSVNDNVMKLTEWLNRSFDIHILINNAGLGGTKKFTEATPDYINTILQVNVTATSLITHQLLPNLLKQPKAYILNVSSMAAFSPIGFKTVYPASKSFIHSFSRGLHEELKDTNVFVSVVNPGAMKTNTDVCKRIERQGFIGKLTLLNPDKVASYCIRQLFKKDSVIMVNPISWLMMKILPIWIKLPLMTQAIKREIEA, from the coding sequence ATGGATACCAAAGAGTCATATGCTGTTGTCACAGGAGCAAGTCAGGGGCTTGGCAAATCATTCGCTGAACACCTGGCAAAGAAAAAGATCAATGTCATTCTGGTCAGTCTTCCGGATCAGAATCTTAAAGAATTTTCCAAGGAACTGAAGGAGCTGTATAATATAAAAGTTCATTATTACGAGACAGATCTCTCTGTTAATGACAATGTCATGAAACTTACAGAATGGCTTAACCGTTCTTTTGATATTCATATCCTCATTAACAATGCAGGACTTGGAGGAACTAAAAAATTCACAGAAGCCACTCCGGATTATATCAATACCATTCTGCAGGTCAATGTAACGGCAACTTCATTGATCACCCATCAGTTACTTCCTAACCTTTTAAAACAGCCAAAAGCCTATATTTTGAATGTTTCCAGTATGGCCGCTTTTTCTCCCATTGGTTTTAAAACCGTATATCCTGCTTCCAAAAGCTTTATCCATTCATTTTCAAGAGGGCTGCATGAAGAACTGAAAGATACCAATGTTTTTGTAAGCGTGGTGAATCCAGGTGCTATGAAAACCAATACAGATGTCTGTAAAAGGATAGAAAGACAAGGTTTTATTGGAAAACTGACCCTTTTAAATCCTGATAAAGTAGCATCATACTGTATTCGCCAATTATTTAAAAAAGATTCCGTAATTATGGTGAACCCAATCAGCTGGCTGATGATGAAAATTTTACCCATATGGATCAAACTCCCGTTGATGACCCAGGCTATAAAAAGAGAGATCGAAGCATGA
- a CDS encoding helix-turn-helix domain-containing protein, translating to MNTSELNSFIVILIYGSLVLLSLLKLANPLKVNRKANFWFGIFLFLWSTFWLDEVLFLITGTTVEFHSLFWVRFIQFFTPIVFYFSVLFFTNPSFTFKITDLKFLLLPVAFLLCLILIKLGYAVPFEYLSVILILIQALFYTGLSYITIRKHQRKIQQFSSNTEGINLNWLEYIILVLLIVNIIYVIYNLFYDPKSLNFFINTVFLFVIYWVGYYSLKQREIYPLEEKQREELISISEDSGSEEIKRKLISDEELVKIKTSLEGLMETEKPYLDSELNLIKLAEMLSVSTHHLSYVINTGFGKNFFQYVNEFRVEYAQKLLKESNSKLSILGIAYESGFNSKTSFNTTFKKVTGQTPSEFKKISSGL from the coding sequence ATGAACACATCAGAGTTAAACAGTTTCATCGTGATACTTATCTATGGTTCATTGGTTTTGCTTTCTCTGCTGAAGCTGGCCAATCCTTTGAAAGTAAACCGTAAAGCCAATTTCTGGTTTGGGATATTTCTGTTTCTGTGGTCTACCTTCTGGCTGGATGAGGTTTTGTTTCTCATCACAGGAACTACGGTTGAATTTCATTCTCTGTTTTGGGTAAGGTTTATTCAGTTTTTTACACCTATTGTTTTTTACTTTAGTGTGCTGTTCTTTACCAATCCTTCTTTTACCTTCAAAATCACTGATCTGAAGTTTTTATTACTTCCGGTAGCTTTTCTGTTGTGTCTGATATTGATCAAATTAGGATACGCTGTCCCGTTTGAATACCTGAGTGTTATTCTGATTCTGATTCAGGCATTGTTCTATACCGGACTTTCTTATATTACCATCAGAAAGCACCAGCGCAAGATCCAGCAGTTTTCTTCCAATACCGAAGGAATCAATCTGAATTGGCTTGAATATATTATTCTGGTACTTCTTATCGTGAATATCATCTATGTGATCTACAATCTCTTCTATGATCCCAAATCACTGAATTTCTTTATCAATACTGTCTTTTTATTTGTGATCTACTGGGTGGGATATTATTCCCTGAAACAGAGGGAAATCTATCCTTTAGAAGAAAAACAGAGAGAAGAGCTGATCTCTATCAGTGAAGATTCCGGCTCAGAAGAAATAAAGAGAAAACTAATCTCTGATGAAGAATTAGTGAAGATCAAAACCTCACTTGAAGGACTGATGGAAACAGAGAAACCTTATCTTGACAGTGAACTTAACCTGATCAAACTGGCTGAAATGCTGTCCGTTTCTACCCATCACCTGTCGTATGTTATCAATACAGGTTTTGGGAAGAATTTTTTCCAATATGTGAACGAATTCAGAGTAGAATATGCCCAAAAACTTCTGAAAGAATCAAATAGTAAATTATCAATTCTCGGGATTGCTTACGAGTCGGGATTCAATTCCAAAACATCTTTTAATACTACCTTTAAAAAAGTGACCGGACAGACCCCTTCCGAATTCAAAAAAATAAGTTCAGGTTTATAA
- a CDS encoding NAD-dependent epimerase/dehydratase family protein, with amino-acid sequence MDQTPVDDPGYKKRDRSMKKVCVTGATGLLGTNVIIKLLQNGYSVIALVRKKSSWLGGENENLKLVEVDLSSDLSLLLKEIDLIIHIAAETRQNLISYDEYRKVNFETTVNLFTHAESMNVKKFLFVSTANTLGYGNTAFRGNEQAPQLYPFTHSMYAQSKLEAEEYLLKNRKNTEVVIVNPTFMIGAYDSKPSSGKIIFWAWKKKLVFYPKGGKNFVHAEDAANGVLNAIEKGRNGEKYLLANENLSYNEFFKKINRITHQNPVMIAIPNGLLSFLGLIGEVLRKLKIKTNLSTSNMKALQICNYYSNQKSVNELGLHYQPVDKAIEDAIQYFDQNNK; translated from the coding sequence ATGGATCAAACTCCCGTTGATGACCCAGGCTATAAAAAGAGAGATCGAAGCATGAAAAAAGTGTGTGTAACCGGAGCGACAGGGCTTCTGGGAACTAATGTTATTATTAAATTATTACAAAATGGTTATTCTGTTATTGCTCTGGTGCGCAAGAAAAGCAGCTGGCTGGGTGGAGAGAACGAAAATCTGAAACTGGTGGAAGTTGACCTTTCCTCTGATCTTTCATTATTGCTCAAAGAAATTGATCTTATCATTCATATTGCTGCGGAAACACGTCAGAATCTCATAAGCTATGATGAATATAGAAAAGTGAATTTTGAAACAACCGTAAATCTGTTTACCCATGCAGAATCAATGAATGTAAAAAAGTTTTTGTTTGTAAGCACAGCAAATACTTTAGGATATGGAAATACAGCGTTCCGGGGAAATGAACAGGCACCGCAGCTTTATCCTTTTACCCATTCGATGTACGCTCAAAGTAAGCTGGAAGCTGAAGAGTACCTTTTAAAGAACCGTAAAAATACAGAAGTAGTTATTGTAAATCCTACTTTTATGATCGGAGCCTATGACAGCAAACCGAGTTCCGGGAAAATCATCTTCTGGGCCTGGAAAAAGAAACTTGTTTTCTACCCGAAAGGAGGGAAAAACTTTGTACATGCAGAAGACGCAGCCAACGGAGTATTAAATGCGATTGAAAAGGGAAGGAATGGTGAAAAATATCTTTTAGCCAACGAAAACTTAAGCTATAATGAATTTTTTAAGAAAATAAATAGAATTACCCACCAAAATCCGGTCATGATAGCCATTCCCAATGGACTGTTGAGTTTCCTGGGATTAATAGGAGAGGTGTTAAGAAAATTAAAGATAAAAACAAATCTCAGTACTTCCAATATGAAAGCACTGCAGATTTGTAATTATTATTCTAATCAGAAATCGGTAAATGAATTAGGACTTCATTACCAGCCTGTGGATAAAGCGATTGAAGATGCGATTCAGTATTTTGATCAAAATAATAAATAG
- a CDS encoding rhomboid family intramembrane serine protease yields the protein MNILILFIAITAIISFIAFNNPAITEKYKFSVGAILHKKEYIRLLSSGFLHADIMHLVFNMLTLYFFAPIVIQGFGNIGFIIVYLGAILLGNFLSLYIYQKQPWYSAVGASGGVSGILFASIALIPDLKIYLFFIPIGIPGYIFGLVYFGYSVYMMLNPRAYDNIGHAAHLGGAFLGLIYAVINAPEHAVQNGIYIGIMSLPLIYLAYEIFVRKRIG from the coding sequence ATGAATATTTTAATATTATTTATTGCAATTACGGCTATTATAAGCTTCATAGCTTTTAATAATCCTGCCATTACTGAAAAATATAAATTTAGTGTTGGCGCTATTCTTCATAAAAAAGAATATATTCGTTTGCTTTCATCAGGATTTTTACATGCTGATATCATGCATTTGGTATTCAATATGCTTACATTATATTTCTTTGCGCCTATTGTTATTCAGGGTTTCGGGAATATAGGATTTATCATTGTATATCTGGGAGCTATATTGCTGGGCAACTTCCTATCATTATACATTTATCAAAAGCAACCCTGGTATTCTGCTGTTGGAGCGAGTGGTGGCGTTTCAGGAATCCTTTTTGCTTCCATAGCATTGATTCCTGATCTCAAAATCTATCTTTTCTTTATTCCGATCGGTATTCCCGGATATATTTTCGGGCTGGTCTATTTTGGTTATTCTGTGTATATGATGCTGAATCCGAGAGCATATGATAATATCGGGCACGCTGCTCATTTGGGAGGAGCTTTTCTGGGATTAATATATGCTGTGATAAATGCTCCAGAACATGCCGTGCAAAACGGAATTTATATAGGAATTATGTCGCTTCCGTTAATTTATCTGGCATATGAAATTTTTGTAAGGAAACGAATAGGATAA
- a CDS encoding DNA topoisomerase IV subunit B codes for MSQEINPTYSEDNIRTLDWQEHIRLRPGMYIGKLGDGSSADDGIYILLKEILDNSIDEFRMKSGKRIEIKVDDGKVTIRDFGRGIPLGKVVDAVSKMNTGGKYDSKAFKKSVGLNGVGTKAVNALSEYFRVRSFRDGKMKAAEFSQGLIKENFEEKDTSDRNGTEISFIPDGDIFLHFKYRKEYIERMLRNYAYLNPGLKILFNGETYFSENGLKDLLEEELESETLYPIVHLKDDDIEVAITHTDKSQMETYFSFVNGQNTTQGGTHLNAFREAYVKTIREFFNKNFEASDIRKSIIAAISINVEEPVFESQTKTKLGSNDMGPNGPTVRTFIIDFLKSKLDNFLHKNPEIAEAVQRKILISERERKELSGIQKLARERAKKVSLHNKKLRDCRQHYNDQKAERKGDTQIFITEGDSASGSITKSRDVETQAVFSLKGKPLNCYGLTKKVVYENEEFNLLQAALNIEESLEDLRYNQVIIATDADVDGMHIRLLMITFFLQFFPDLIKNGHLYILQTPLFRVRNKKETRYCYSEAERVKALNDLGKNPEITRFKGLGEISPDEFKHFIGQDIRLEPVVLGKDQTIEQLLEFYMGKNTPDRQTFILENLVVEDDTDIAKKEILDEVEN; via the coding sequence ATGTCACAAGAAATAAATCCAACCTATTCAGAAGATAATATCAGAACCCTCGATTGGCAGGAACACATCCGTCTGCGCCCCGGCATGTACATCGGGAAGCTTGGAGATGGGTCTTCCGCCGATGATGGTATTTATATTCTGCTTAAAGAAATCCTGGATAACTCTATTGATGAGTTCAGGATGAAATCAGGGAAAAGAATCGAAATAAAAGTAGATGACGGTAAAGTTACAATTCGTGACTTTGGACGTGGAATCCCATTGGGAAAAGTAGTAGATGCTGTTTCCAAAATGAACACCGGAGGTAAATACGACAGTAAGGCGTTTAAAAAATCTGTAGGGTTAAATGGGGTAGGTACCAAAGCGGTAAATGCACTCTCTGAGTATTTCAGAGTACGTTCTTTCCGCGACGGAAAAATGAAAGCTGCAGAATTCTCCCAGGGACTTATCAAAGAAAACTTTGAAGAAAAGGATACTTCAGACAGAAATGGTACTGAAATTTCTTTCATTCCTGATGGGGATATATTCCTGCATTTCAAATACAGAAAAGAGTATATCGAAAGAATGCTCCGCAATTATGCATACCTGAATCCGGGATTGAAAATTCTTTTCAACGGAGAAACCTATTTTTCTGAAAACGGTCTTAAAGATCTCCTTGAAGAAGAACTGGAAAGTGAGACACTTTATCCTATCGTTCATTTGAAAGATGATGATATTGAAGTGGCTATCACTCATACTGACAAATCTCAGATGGAAACCTATTTCTCATTCGTAAACGGACAGAATACCACACAGGGTGGAACTCACCTTAATGCATTCCGTGAAGCTTATGTGAAGACGATCCGTGAGTTTTTTAATAAGAATTTTGAAGCTTCTGATATCAGAAAGTCTATCATTGCCGCTATCTCAATCAATGTAGAAGAACCGGTTTTCGAATCCCAGACCAAAACAAAATTAGGATCTAATGATATGGGGCCGAATGGTCCTACCGTAAGAACATTCATTATTGATTTCCTAAAAAGCAAACTGGACAACTTTTTACATAAGAACCCGGAAATTGCGGAGGCGGTCCAAAGAAAAATACTAATTTCCGAGAGAGAAAGAAAAGAACTTTCCGGAATTCAGAAACTGGCTAGGGAAAGAGCTAAAAAAGTATCTCTTCACAACAAAAAACTTCGTGACTGCAGACAGCATTATAACGATCAGAAAGCCGAAAGAAAAGGAGATACTCAGATCTTCATTACCGAGGGAGATTCTGCATCAGGATCTATCACAAAATCCAGAGATGTGGAAACGCAAGCTGTATTCTCACTGAAAGGTAAACCATTGAACTGCTATGGTCTTACCAAGAAAGTGGTATATGAAAATGAAGAATTTAACCTTCTGCAGGCTGCCTTAAATATTGAAGAAAGTCTGGAAGACCTGAGATACAACCAGGTGATTATTGCAACCGATGCCGATGTGGATGGAATGCACATTCGTTTGCTGATGATTACATTCTTCCTGCAATTCTTCCCTGATCTGATTAAAAACGGGCACCTTTATATTCTTCAGACTCCTTTATTCAGAGTAAGAAACAAGAAAGAAACAAGATACTGTTATTCTGAAGCTGAAAGAGTAAAAGCATTAAATGATCTGGGGAAAAATCCTGAAATCACACGATTTAAAGGATTAGGAGAAATTTCTCCGGATGAATTCAAGCACTTTATAGGTCAGGATATCAGATTGGAACCTGTAGTGTTAGGAAAAGACCAGACCATTGAACAGCTTCTGGAGTTTTATATGGGAAAAAATACTCCGGACAGACAGACTTTTATTCTGGAAAACCTGGTTGTGGAGGATGATACTGATATTGCTAAAAAAGAAATTCTGGATGAAGTAGAAAACTAA